In Thermoanaerobacterium sp. PSU-2, a single genomic region encodes these proteins:
- a CDS encoding pseudouridine-5'-phosphate glycosidase, with translation MYKYLEISEEVKSAIDKGLPVVALESTIISHGMPYPENIKTANMLEDIIRDNGAVPATIAIINGKIKIGINKEELEFLATSKDILKASRRDIPSIIAKGLSAATTVSATMICANLAGIKIFVTGGIGGVHRGAEHTFDISADLQELAKTNVAVICAGAKAILDLPLTLEYLETHGVPVLGFKTDELPAFYTKNSGLKVDYMINDEIEAAKIIKAKWDLGLKGGLIIANPIPEEYSMNREYIEKAIYKALEEADANNIKGKELTPFLLEKIKDITSGDSLKANIELVKNNAIVGAKIAVELNKLN, from the coding sequence ATGTATAAATATTTAGAAATAAGTGAAGAAGTTAAAAGTGCGATTGATAAAGGACTTCCAGTAGTTGCTCTTGAATCAACCATTATTTCACATGGAATGCCATATCCAGAAAATATAAAAACAGCAAATATGCTGGAGGATATAATCAGGGATAATGGTGCTGTTCCGGCAACGATAGCCATAATTAATGGTAAAATAAAGATTGGAATAAATAAAGAAGAATTAGAATTTTTGGCAACATCAAAGGACATTTTAAAAGCTAGTAGAAGAGATATTCCATCAATAATAGCAAAAGGTTTAAGCGCTGCTACAACTGTTTCTGCAACAATGATTTGTGCTAACTTGGCTGGAATAAAGATATTTGTAACTGGAGGAATTGGTGGAGTGCATAGAGGCGCTGAACATACTTTTGATATTTCCGCAGATTTACAAGAGCTTGCAAAAACAAACGTAGCTGTGATATGTGCTGGTGCAAAAGCTATACTTGACTTGCCATTAACGCTTGAATATCTTGAAACACATGGTGTCCCTGTTTTAGGATTCAAAACAGATGAACTGCCAGCTTTTTATACTAAAAATAGTGGTCTTAAAGTTGATTATATGATAAATGATGAAATCGAAGCAGCTAAAATTATAAAGGCTAAGTGGGATCTTGGATTGAAAGGTGGATTAATCATCGCAAATCCTATACCTGAAGAGTATTCAATGAATAGAGAATATATTGAAAAAGCAATATATAAAGCTTTGGAAGAAGCAGATGCAAACAATATTAAAGGTAAGGAATTAACACCATTTCTTTTGGAGAAAATCAAGGATATAACATCTGGCGATAGCTTAAAAGCAAATATTGAACTAGTAAAGAATAATGCCATAGTAGGTGCAAAAATTGCAGTAGAACTAAATAAATTAAACTAA
- a CDS encoding carbohydrate kinase yields the protein MPLTKREKEIYEHIKSNPMVSQEELANTVGISRSAVAGHIANLIKKGYINGRGYVVNDKKGVTVIGGANIDIKGMTFDTLKKHTSNPGHVEITLGGVGRNIANNLALLDVPVTFLSIVGSDDEGKRIITETRKTGVNCEHIAISNAKHTGIYLAIIDNTGDMDIALSGMEILEELNIKYLEKKIDIINNSRIVVIDANIPEASIEYIVDACARKNIPVLAEPVSIDKSKKLKKVLGNIDYITPNRDELGSLLETEIINDDDMIKATKEIRKLGTKNVIVTLGERGVYISSDDYEGYLDSYKVNVIDATGAGDALTAGFIYGIINDMSIEDSARYGIAAATFTLSSSETVNPFLNKKILDKIVKENEYV from the coding sequence ATGCCACTAACTAAAAGAGAAAAGGAAATATATGAGCACATTAAATCAAATCCAATGGTATCACAGGAAGAACTTGCAAATACGGTTGGTATTAGCCGCTCAGCTGTCGCGGGTCATATTGCCAATTTGATTAAAAAAGGCTATATAAACGGAAGAGGATATGTAGTAAACGACAAAAAGGGCGTAACTGTAATAGGTGGAGCTAACATTGATATAAAAGGTATGACATTTGATACTCTAAAAAAGCATACTTCAAATCCTGGCCATGTCGAAATTACTCTTGGTGGAGTTGGAAGAAATATAGCCAATAACCTTGCATTACTAGATGTTCCTGTGACTTTTTTGAGTATAGTAGGAAGTGACGATGAAGGTAAAAGAATTATAACAGAGACACGAAAAACGGGTGTTAATTGCGAACATATTGCTATCTCTAATGCAAAACACACCGGAATATATTTAGCAATTATCGATAATACAGGGGACATGGATATTGCATTATCAGGGATGGAAATTTTAGAAGAGTTGAATATTAAATATCTTGAAAAAAAAATAGATATTATTAATAACAGCAGAATTGTAGTCATAGATGCAAATATTCCTGAAGCATCTATTGAATATATTGTTGATGCATGTGCAAGAAAGAATATACCTGTACTTGCTGAACCAGTTTCTATTGATAAATCAAAAAAATTGAAAAAAGTACTGGGCAATATAGATTATATTACACCAAATAGAGATGAATTAGGGTCACTGTTGGAAACCGAGATAATTAACGATGATGACATGATAAAAGCGACAAAGGAAATAAGAAAATTGGGTACAAAAAATGTTATTGTGACACTTGGTGAAAGAGGTGTTTATATAAGCTCAGATGATTATGAAGGATATCTAGATTCATATAAGGTCAATGTCATTGATGCGACTGGCGCAGGTGACGCATTAACAGCTGGTTTCATCTATGGTATTATTAATGATATGTCTATAGAAGACTCTGCAAGATATGGAATAGCTGCTGCAACATTCACATTATCATCATCTGAAACTGTAAATCCATTTCTTAATAAAAAAATTTTAGATAAAATTGTAAAGGAGAATGAATATGTATAA
- a CDS encoding GH25 family lysozyme: protein MKIIDISNHNPVQDATKVKNAGYAGVICKATEGKTYIDPTFQTNVAKLSQAGMLFGTYHFARPDNNQPEDEATNYYRQIASISTKLPPILDIEVNCNLGKDALTNWILRFIAAMKKLTGKDCIIYTYTSYLNSKLDYSKLQNYNFWIADYGSKEPTIPHIMWQYTDKENVPGIGICDCSIANDDLSIRKGGESVDWIKQLQQELNQVLGLNLAVDGIIGPATTSAIKLFQTKAGLTADGVYGPATADALAKALQNLNKLAQNTQTAPQIKKTLLKTLTIKIYSDGTYEIN from the coding sequence GTGAAAATAATAGACATCTCTAATCATAACCCGGTTCAAGACGCAACTAAAGTAAAAAATGCAGGCTATGCAGGCGTAATATGCAAGGCAACGGAGGGAAAGACATATATAGACCCGACGTTTCAAACAAATGTTGCAAAACTATCACAGGCTGGTATGCTGTTTGGAACATATCATTTTGCAAGGCCCGACAACAATCAACCTGAAGATGAGGCAACGAATTATTATAGGCAAATAGCTTCTATAAGCACAAAATTGCCTCCAATCTTGGATATTGAAGTAAATTGTAATTTAGGCAAAGATGCTCTAACTAACTGGATATTGCGATTTATTGCAGCTATGAAAAAACTTACAGGGAAAGACTGCATTATTTACACATATACAAGCTATCTAAATTCAAAGCTAGACTACAGCAAATTGCAGAATTATAACTTTTGGATTGCAGATTATGGTAGCAAAGAGCCTACAATTCCGCACATTATGTGGCAATACACAGACAAGGAGAACGTGCCGGGCATTGGCATATGCGATTGTTCTATTGCCAATGATGATTTATCAATACGGAAAGGAGGCGAAAGTGTGGATTGGATAAAACAATTGCAGCAAGAGCTGAACCAAGTATTAGGACTTAATCTTGCAGTAGATGGCATAATTGGTCCTGCTACAACAAGCGCTATAAAGCTATTCCAGACAAAGGCAGGGCTTACAGCCGATGGGGTATATGGTCCAGCGACAGCAGATGCACTTGCAAAAGCATTGCAAAACTTGAATAAGCTTGCACAAAATACACAAACTGCACCACAGATAAAAAAGACGCTTTTAAAAACGCTCACAATAAAGATCTATTCAGATGGAACTTACGAAATAAATTAA
- a CDS encoding tape measure protein: MDSEKILEIIIEAKDKATATLEKLEKSLKSNQDSIEKVSKSATGMGSVFKNVFAAMGGVALWDTIKNGFENSIGAGIKFNATLQQNQVAFTTMLGSAQKAHSLMTQLLQMAAKTPFETEDLTKAAQLLMSFGMSANQVIPTIKMLGDVSQGDRERFNELALAFAQIQANGRLTGQDLLQLVNAGFNPLKIISEKTGKSMAELRDEMSKGKISAQDVANAFKIATSAGGQFYNAMQNQSTTFNGLMSTLQDNLNITFGTIMKPVFDWLTSTALPKAIDLTNKFSDGFQKGGLKDGLEAIFPPSAKTTIDGIFNTVSNLINFIKTNGPAIASILGGIVTGFLAFRAITFIQSIPTMLEGLRTAILGVNAAMAANPIGIVISLITALVATIIYLWNTNEGFRNAIITAWNAIATTAQTVWNGIATFFTNIWNGIVNTITTVWHGIVQTITNAFNSITNFLQPALNFYKTIFQSTWDIIKNIVLGAVLIVLDIITGNFGKLKTDIAGIWNNIKDDLGNIWEAIKTVASTAWENFKAAVTNIWNNIVQGAKDIWNGLINWFKELPSALYNIATDMFNRMREGVMNTVGNVRTAIVNGINNAIDWIKSLPSEAIEWGKDMINGFINGIKSMISSITNTVKTVANTIRSYLHFSAPDEGPLADYESWMPDFMSGLAKGIEQNKYQVQKAVQGLATDMNLSINTPLMTATTPTISPNVGNSGITSNTNLQQTIHDATYQATYQALIDVMKVKSVSTNNDNNKEMTIRIDTASSNMLARILLPAIIREGQRQGLNLIFQGVTN, translated from the coding sequence ATGGACTCGGAAAAAATTCTCGAAATAATAATAGAAGCAAAAGACAAAGCAACAGCGACTTTGGAAAAATTGGAAAAAAGTCTTAAATCAAATCAGGATTCAATAGAAAAAGTCAGCAAAAGTGCAACAGGAATGGGCAGCGTATTTAAAAATGTTTTTGCTGCTATGGGTGGCGTGGCATTATGGGATACTATAAAAAACGGCTTTGAAAATAGTATTGGTGCAGGTATTAAATTCAATGCAACATTACAACAAAACCAAGTAGCATTTACTACAATGTTAGGAAGTGCGCAAAAAGCACATAGTCTTATGACGCAATTATTACAGATGGCAGCAAAAACACCGTTTGAAACAGAAGATTTAACTAAAGCAGCACAATTGTTAATGAGTTTTGGCATGTCAGCAAATCAAGTTATTCCAACTATAAAAATGTTAGGTGATGTGTCGCAGGGCGATAGAGAACGGTTTAATGAATTGGCACTTGCATTTGCACAGATACAAGCAAATGGCAGACTTACAGGACAGGACCTTTTACAGTTAGTAAATGCTGGATTTAACCCATTAAAAATCATATCAGAAAAAACGGGTAAATCTATGGCAGAACTTAGAGATGAGATGTCAAAAGGAAAAATTAGCGCACAAGATGTTGCGAACGCATTTAAAATAGCCACAAGCGCTGGCGGACAATTCTATAATGCAATGCAAAATCAAAGCACGACATTTAACGGCTTAATGTCGACACTACAGGACAATTTGAATATCACTTTTGGTACAATTATGAAACCAGTATTTGATTGGTTAACTAGCACAGCGTTGCCAAAAGCCATTGACCTAACAAATAAATTTTCGGATGGTTTTCAAAAAGGCGGACTAAAAGACGGTTTAGAAGCAATATTTCCGCCTTCAGCAAAAACAACAATAGACGGAATATTTAACACTGTATCAAACTTAATAAATTTTATAAAAACTAATGGTCCTGCAATTGCTTCTATATTAGGAGGAATAGTAACAGGTTTTTTAGCTTTTAGAGCTATAACTTTTATACAAAGTATACCAACTATGCTAGAAGGTTTACGGACTGCAATATTAGGCGTAAATGCAGCTATGGCTGCTAACCCGATTGGTATTGTTATTTCTCTTATAACAGCGCTTGTTGCAACTATTATTTATTTGTGGAACACAAACGAGGGGTTTAGAAATGCAATCATAACAGCATGGAATGCAATAGCAACTACAGCACAAACAGTATGGAATGGTATAGCAACTTTCTTTACAAACATATGGAATGGAATAGTGAACACTATAACAACTGTATGGCACGGCATTGTGCAAACAATAACTAATGCGTTTAACAGTATTACAAATTTCTTACAGCCTGCATTGAATTTTTATAAAACTATTTTCCAAAGCACGTGGGACATAATCAAGAATATTGTATTAGGTGCAGTGCTTATAGTGCTTGATATAATAACAGGAAATTTTGGCAAGTTAAAAACAGATATTGCTGGTATATGGAATAATATAAAAGACGATCTCGGTAACATCTGGGAAGCAATAAAAACTGTAGCATCAACTGCTTGGGAGAATTTTAAGGCAGCAGTAACAAATATATGGAACAATATAGTTCAAGGTGCTAAAGATATATGGAATGGGCTTATAAATTGGTTCAAAGAGTTACCATCTGCCCTTTATAATATAGCAACTGATATGTTTAATCGCATGAGAGAGGGTGTAATGAACACAGTAGGCAATGTAAGAACTGCTATTGTGAATGGGATAAACAATGCTATTGATTGGATAAAATCCTTGCCATCTGAAGCGATTGAATGGGGCAAAGACATGATAAATGGCTTTATAAATGGTATAAAAAGCATGATAAGTAGCATTACAAATACAGTTAAAACTGTAGCAAACACAATAAGAAGTTATTTGCATTTTAGCGCACCAGATGAAGGGCCTTTAGCTGATTATGAAAGTTGGATGCCTGATTTTATGAGTGGATTAGCAAAAGGTATTGAACAAAACAAATATCAAGTGCAAAAAGCAGTTCAAGGCCTTGCAACAGATATGAATTTAAGCATTAATACACCATTAATGACAGCAACAACACCTACCATAAGTCCAAATGTTGGTAATAGTGGAATTACTAGCAATACAAATTTGCAACAAACTATACACGATGCAACGTATCAAGCGACATATCAGGCATTGATTGATGTTATGAAAGTAAAATCAGTATCGACAAATAATGATAACAACAAAGAAATGACAATACGCATTGATACTGCATCCAGCAATATGCTAGCAAGAATACTATTGCCTGCGATAATCAGAGAAGGGCAGAGACAGGGCCTTAATCTTATATTTCAAGGGGTGACTAACTAA